A stretch of DNA from Ranitomeya variabilis isolate aRanVar5 chromosome 1, aRanVar5.hap1, whole genome shotgun sequence:
AAGTATGCAGGTTACATAGTGATCCCTAAAACCCAACATTGCTCTAAAATGAAGAAGAAGGTCATCACAGATATTGAAATAGTATGTAATTGAATCATGGCTTGTTTTTTCCAAGATGTCTGGCTGCTATACATATTTCAAACACTCACTGGTAGACATTGTTCTTTGACATTGTCATGAAGTTGACCTATCCGCCACACTCCCAGTTTAGCCATTTCGATTTCTTTATCAGTATGCAACCTTTTGTTTTACAGCTTTAAAAAACAGACTAGAGATGAATGAATCGATTTCTCAAGACCTTGATTTAACACCCACATCATTGATCTGTGGCTGTAGAACAGGAGCTCTGCGAATCGCCTTTTAACTGTCGGCATCCCcatttcttttgattagccagctagGTGTGACTGTTCGTCACACTGCAATGTTGACATCGAGCTAGGCTGTCTGATCAAAAGAAGAGTTGGGGATGCTGGTCGGAAGGAGGTAGTTTGCGGGGCTTCTGCTCAGAGGCCACTGATTGTTGATGTGGTCCCTGGACACATGCTCCTGCTAATTTGTTAGTTCATCTTTAAAACGGGTTCAAATGAAAGCTATTCATTCACATCAGATTGACATTTACAGATTTGTTTGAGACTTGCCATTTAATGCTTGGCTTTTCTCAGATGCTCATTTGTTGTTGGGGATAAAGTGAGAAGTGAGAGAAGTCCAAATGTTGCAATggaattaaatatataaaattaggGCAAAATCAAGGATATCGTCATAGCAGGAAAGCAGATCAGTTCTTCAATATCTTTACTTGTTCAACAGAAAAATGTAAGACTCCGATGTTAAGTACATTTTAGACATGGGGTCCAATGTACTATTGCCAGTAAAAATGGACGAGTCTTTGCTTTCTCTTTTTATGTAGTTGATAGGTCAGATTTAATACAGGTTATACACTAATATTTACAAGCATTCGTGATGACTTGATTTAGGCCCCAAAGGTGAATTGTGATTCATCTTAAATAGGTTCATCACCAAGATTTATTGATACAAAAATTTGGTTACTGCTGTCCTAGATGGGACATGGCATAACTGCTATCAAGCTGCTTATCCATCTCTCCCATCAGTACAACCTAGCGGTGAGACAGTGCTTTACAATGTCTGTACATTACATGGATAGTCCATTTGCTTGCCTAGGAATGGTGTAATTCTTGGTTTTCCCTGTAGTGGCAGGGTAAATGAAGACTTTCTACTGGATTCCTATGCAGATTACAGCTGATTAATTATGTATCCCAGCTCACCCCGTAGTTGTCCAGGCATAGGTATTTAATGACCTATTTACAAGTTAGGTCATCAACACTGGATCGGTAGGGTCCAACACCCGGTGCTCCTCACCAATCAGCTGTTTTTTTGCCTCGGTGGTGGCCATATGTAGACATTTTGCCAGCTACTGCAGTACTGTTTCTACTCAGAACTACAAACTCTTCTGCACTTTGAATGGAGCTGCATTTACTGTCTCTGTTCAAAGTGTTCACACCCAACCGGAGCAAAAAGTACTGTTTGGTTGGGGCGGAGGGAGTCAAATCCCCACCGATCTGGTACTGACAAAGAGTCTAATAATCATCAAATACCTGTGTTTGGACAACCCCTTAAGCTAAATTTAAGGAGGACCGTTTTGAAAAATGTCTTCTTAAAAGTGAATGGCCAGATTTAAAATTAACAATGGGTGAGGAATGGTGACTTGGTAAGGCTATTATCTGTCTTACAATCTCCTACTGCTGCATTAACCATGTTACTGTAAAATAAATCTAGGTGGGAAACTTCTTGACTTAAGCCCATTTGAAGACATAAACATCTCCAGGTGAAATGCATAGGGTAGGCAGCTATATAGCCAGCGATGTATTTGGCTCAGTTTAATACAAAAAGTGCTAGATTCAGCCAAATACAAGACTACTATTCTTTTTTTTGCCCTTCATGCAAATTTCAAAAGATATTCAAAATGGTTTCAAGTAAGACGGGTCCCATTTTTCAGATGCTTGGGAAAGGCGGCCAGCCTCTTCAATACAGTAAATACATTTTAGCTTTCAAAAAGTAAATGTGAATGTTTATTTTGTATAATAGAGAAATGTAAATTAAGAACCATGTGTACGTGTTTTGTCTCCTGTACATAATTTAgcagcttcccttcttcccagtttttttttttttattttcttcctttttttttctcctttaataAATGCACTCGCCTCAACATCAAGGTCACTGTTGCCAGTGTAATATTTTTATACAGCATCTTTGAATTTCTTCCATTTGTACCTGTTTTTGCACAAGGTAGCTGTTCACCAGaagattaaaaaaatttttttttttattattattattattattaattcaacAAAACAGCATTAATGTTGTAACGGTTTTTGAAAATCTCGCAGGGATAATATCAGTGCATTTGtgttaagagaaaaaaaaaggaaatttaaaaTCTTTATGTGCTTGTGTGTATATAGCTATATATAAATGAAGAAAAGGTTTTCAGTGTACTTAGAAACTGCGTATCCTGTACAAGGTTTCACACAAAATCTCGAAACATTTGTTTCTTGTAGAAACAAgttgacttctttttttttttttttttgccgaattcTTTGTATCTGAAACAAGTATGTAAATAAtttaagctgaatattgtaatttcAATTTTCTTTTTTGAGTTACAGCTTAATGCATAAGGATTTCTGTTCAATATTATGGATGTTATCCTGCCACAAAAATGCTGGCATCTGTCTACCATATTGAAAAGGAATCTGCAGCAAAGCAGCATTGTATACTGGCGTGAACGAGTAGAAGATTTTAGCTTGTGTCAAGCTTTATATAACATGTACATtctgtataaattattattttttttttttgtcaagctaGGTTTGATTTAGAAGCATTAACAAATTGAATGGAAGAAATGGAGATTCCTTCCTCCCCCTCTCACTAAAAGCATTGTGTACTTATCACATAGCAACTATAAACCATATATATTAACACGTTTGTGGCCAGAAGCCTTGCAGAGCATAAGCTTCTCACTGCAAAAGTGTTGGCCCGTGCAGTCTCGTTGTTACAGATCGGAGAGGTTTCACTCTTAAAACTGCCAGAAGCAAGGGCAAATCATCTGCAAAGCAAATCCAGCAGTTGCGTCGACAAACAAGTGAATTTTCAATATTTCataaatatatttttgtttaaTTCGTCAAATATTGCCATTCTAGTATTTGTTAAAATAAAACACTATAATgaatattttaaaggggttgttaaaaagaaaaaaaaatctaatggcACACTGCTGAAAGTTTCATGGGATTATTTTGTATATAAGGATATTTTTAATTCACAAAAATCTAAGGAAGAAATAAAAAATCAACCAAGTGACAGGTTTTGCAATAAAAGAACTTATTTTTTCATTAGCTCCATTAGCTTTTGTTTTCAGATCTCTTCTACGGAGATTTTGCGGgttcaataaaattattttttaagaatGTTCTACATTTAGGGATTTTTTTGTGCATATGAAAACTGCCTTGGATATGTACTTTGTTTTTGAAGAAAGTGTTTTTTGTGGGTGTGTCTTGCCTGTATatatttgttcatatttttgtgaaTTCAATACTCTGTACCATTGTATTATAGTAATTTTTATAAAGCAAACCATAAATATACTCACTTTTCTTAAAGAAAACCAAAGTCTTATTGTGTATTTGTTTTCTTGTGTACAGTTTTACCTGTATTATTGTTCTATATATATGACCCACCCACTGGAATGCATTAATAATTATGTAAGGACAATTGGTCTGGATTATGGACAGCTCAGAATAGACCATTATAGGATTGAACAGTACCTCAATAATATAGTTGCTGGTCCCTTTAAGGGTAAGGCCAAGCTAAACAACCGTGGTGCAAATCAGATCTCAAACCATCATTGACTTGATTTTCTGTCATCTGTAATTATACACTGCTTAAATGGAACTAATCTTAATGTCAATCCATTAACACAAAacgactgttcaaactaagcacaAGCACTCAGTGCACTCTTTCCCACTTAATGTTttctatctacagtacagaccaaaagtttggacacaccttctcatttaaagatttttctgtattttcatgactggaaattgtacattcacactgaaggcatcaaaactatgaattaagacatgtggaattatatacttaacaaaaaagtgtgaaacaactgaaaatgtctttatattctaggttcttcaaagtagccaccttttgctttgatgactgctttgcacactcttggcattctcttgatgagcttcaagaggtcgtcaccgggaatggttttcaattcacaggtgtgccctgtcaggtttaataagtgggatttcttgccttataaatggggttgggaccatcagttgtgttgtgcagaagtctggtggatacacagctcatagtcctactgaatagactgttagcatttgtattatggcaagaaaaaagcagctaagtaaagaaaaacgagtggccatcattactttaagaaatgaaggtcagtcagtccgaaaaatttgtaaaactttgaaagtgcccccaagtgcagttgcaaaaaccatcaaagaaactggctcacataaggactgccccaggaaaggaagaccaagagtcacctctgcttctgagggtaagtttatccgagtcaccagcctcagaaattgcaggttaacagcagctcagattagagaccaggtcaatgccacacagagttctagcagcagacacatctctacaacaactgttgagaggagtctttgtgctgcaggccttcatggtaaaatagctgctaggaaaccactgctacggACAGGCAAACAAGCAGGcaagacttatttgggctaaagaacacaaggaatggacattagaccagtggaaatctgtgctttgttctgatgagtcccaatttgagatctttggttccaaccaccgtgtctttgtgtgacgcagaaaaggtgaacggatggactctacatgcgtggttcccaccgtgaagcatggaggaggaggtgtgatggtgtgggggtgctttgctggtgacactgttggggattttttcaaaattaaaggcatactaaaccagcatggctaccacagcatcttgcagaggcatgctattccatccggtttgtgtttagatggaccatcatttatttttcaacaggacaatgaccccaaacacccctccaggctgtgtgagggctatttgaccaagaaggagagtgatggggtgctacgccagatgacctggcctctacagtcaccagacctgaacccaatcgagattgtttggggtgagctggaccgcagagtgaaggcaaaagggccaacaagtgctaagcatatctgggaactccttcaagattgttggaagaccattctcggtgactacctcttgaagcccatcaagagaatgccaagagtgtgcaagcagtcatcaaagcaaaaggtggctactttgaagaacctagaatataagatataatttcagctgtttcacacttttttgttaagtatataattccacatgtgttaattcatagttttgatgccttcagtgttaatgtacaattttcacagtcatgaaaatacagaaaaatctttaaatgagaaggtgtgtccaattttttggtctgtactgtatttccaCCCTCATCCGGCTCCTGTAAAGCTATAGTTGTCAACAAAGAAGATGAGGGTGGAGATAAAGGGAGACAAGTAAGTGGAAAGGTGCATTAAACTCCTCGGCCTTTTTCAAGAGTCTAACAAGTGCCAGTGCTGGGTTTGAaccgtcattctgtgctgacagattcTCAGATTTGTGTTTCTATGCAGCGTCAATTATAAATAGATATGGAGAGTATAAGTGAAGGGTAGAACAAGAGCCACTGAGACAGGTACATGACTTGTATTTCAGACGTCCTGTACAGCTTGTGCTATCACACATCTAAGCTCTTATTACTCATCAGAGCTGtgaatcttttaacccctttctgccattggatgtactattccgtccatgtggggtgggcattacttcccaaggacggaatagtacgtccagcacgatcagccgcgctccccccgtgactgACTGActcactatcgcagctgacatccggcactatgtgccaggaggggtcacggaccacctccggcacactgcgatcaaacatgatcgcagtgttccggtggtatagggaagcatcgcgcagggagggggctccctgagagggcttcccggagacccccggagcaacgcgatgtgatcgcgttgctgcgagggtctcttacctcctccctgcagcaggcccggatccaagatggccacagcatccgggtcctgcagggacgtggcttcacagcgcctgctcagagcaggcgccgggaagcctgaatctgcacctcagatcgctgatctgacacagtgcgcaGCAAAGTGTCGGATCggagatcttacactataacatcatgcgcccccccggggcaatgttatagtgtaaaaaaaaaatatatattcacatgtgtaaaaaaaaaaaaaattcccaaattttttttaaaaaaatatatatatacattgttcctataaatacatttctttatctaaattaaaaaaaacaataaaagtacacatatttagtatcgccgcatccgtaacgacccgacctataaaactgtcccactagttaaccccttcagtgaacaccttaaaaaaaaaaaaaaagaaaaacgagccaaaaaacaacgctttattatcataccgccaaagaaAAAggagaataacacgcaatcaaaaagacagatataaataaccatggtaccgctgaaaacgtcatcttgtcccgcaaaaaacgagccgccatacagcgtcatcaaagaaaaaataaaaaagttatagtcctcagaataaagcgatgcaaaaataattattttttctataaaatagtttttatcgtataaaagcaccaaaacataaaaaaattatataaatgaggtatcactgtaatcgtactgtcccgaagaatatactcaagctacttaccaggtagcggtgtttttcaggagtccatgacagcactaacgagagagaggatccgcccttcagggacaggaaacctacagagataaaagggcggcacctctctcccgcatcagttggattacagagcatgagaggacctccattgattagtaacacataaatatcttaacacatttcaccttgtgactaaattTTGTAGAAAATTAACCTACATGAGAATATACTTATCGTGAAGAAAAccataccagtagaaagggagggaatataggagtgctgtcatggactcctgaaaaacaccgctacctggtaagtagcttgagtatttattcagtcgtcatgacagcactaacgagagaattacagagaaaagagtattagggtgggattactgcttccagcacccttctaccaaatgtgagatcattggagctaccaagatctaatctataatgattcaagaaagtagacggagatgaccatgtggccgccttacatatgtcctcaattgacacctccgatctctctgcccaggaagatgccatggcacgagtggaatgagcctttacgccttccgggacttctaggccacctgctgaataagccagagaaattgcctccctaatccatctactcaaggtgtttttggacactaaacccttttttgactccctgataggatataaacagggaattgtcttttttccagggatctgttaaagaaatatatttaagaaggcatcttttgacatctaatgtatggagtttgagttcctttgggtttttaggattaggacaaaaggtagggagatttatctcctggagtctgtggaacctagatgctacttttgggagatagaggggatccgttcttaatactactctatcttctctaatctgcatatatggagttagtctagagagggcctgcaaatcactaactctcctagctgacgtaagagcaatcaaaagagcagtttttaaggacaggatctttatagatgcagattctaaaggctcaaaggggggttccgttaacgctgagaggactaagtttaagtcccacggggctagtttattcttaacgatgggtcttgatctagcggccgctttaataaaccgagcaatccaataatttttagctaacccacaattatacagtgcccccaaggctgaaacttggactctgagggtgcttgtagctagccccatttcgagacctttctgcaggaactcccaagatctttggaatactagctttctgactgataaccgatcctgagactgaaaggaattttctccagattcttacataaatatttgtagtggagttttttctgctttttaatagggtattaataagtccctcagaaaatcccttttttcttaataatgacccttcaaatcccacgccgtcagatgtaaactggccactcgtggatggaagatcggaccctgtgagaggaggtctgggagttctgggagaatccatggttgagaaatggacattttcctcaaccaaggaaaccacggcctcttgggccagaatggagctatcagaatcacatgagctctgtcctcccgaatctttctgaggactatcaggatcaagttcaacgggggaaaggcataggctgtttcgaagtgccaaggaatcaggagagcgtccaccgccaccggattgtctctgggatttagggaacaaaatcgacgacattttttgttttctttgttggcgaagaggtctatttgtgggtatccccaacgatgggtgatctgatcgaagatggtctgattgagcacccactctccttgcccgagctttctgcgacttagaaagtcggctacaacgttgtgcttcccctttatgtgcagtgatgttagtgaccgtagatgattctcggctatctgtaagatacgacccgatacctccattaaggacctggatcgggttcccccttggtggttaacgtaagctaccgttacctgattgtctgagaatattctgacgtgatggtcctgtaaggatataaggaaatatctcagagctcgttctacggccaacaactctttgaggttagatgacaaactctgttcggagggtgaccaaaccccctggacccacatctcgcccatatgcgccccccatcccgtggggctagcgtctgtggttaatactcgtgatatgtggtttatccagggtacccccttacgaaggtttggagcgtgtaaccaccaacgtaaggactgaatagtggcaattgacaaggaaagaaaactgtccaagtgaccttctaaccgacgagtgttgtacagaacctcccactgtaggaccctggtgtggtactgggcccatcgtactgccgggatgcacgacgtgagtgagcctaacagtgacattgctcccctcaatgttataactggattagcaatcactccaagaatctgtcgttggatcttttccaacttaacgtcaggtagacggcattcttgtaaccttgagtccaatatgagacccaagaattcttgaatctctagaggctgcaaccgtgactttttaaaattgattatccaccccaacctttgcaaggctgcgattactttgtgtagttgggacgtgcagtgtgattcggagtttcctattattaataggtcatcgagatatggaactatgagaatatcctgctcatgaagatgcgccataacctccaccattattttagtgaacacccgaggggccaccgcaacaccaaaggggagtgccctgtattggaagtgtcttactgattctcctaagaggactgcaactcttagATAACACTGGTGATCTACgtgtatggggacgtgataatacgcgtctttcagatccaagacgaccataaagcacccgccaaacaataactttattgcagacttgaccgactccattttaaatgacgggatccACAAAAAACTATTTAGGCCTTTCAGGTTTATAATTGTGCGAAAAGTGTTATCTGGCTTCTTAATcaagaagaggggagaatagaatcctttacccctctgtatttcaggaacctccaccaaaacgcctttctgttggagttcctggacctcactctctaacgccagctgttctgtggaggaagAACGCAATGGTGTTACCAGAAACCTGTCGTCAGGAGTGAATCGAAAGTCAAACTTTAAACCAGACTCCACAATGTTCaagacccacgggctattggatatagtacgccatgccggatagaaggctagaagcctgcctcctacccggtccgccagtcattgtggcttcctgttgtctctaaaggagctaaacatgtagcctctacctttctttttgttggcatcatatctGGATCTTTGTCTATTTGGTCTTGTTCGATCAAACCACCTCCTATTAGTGCCTCTTCTGTAAGAAGACCTACCGAGGTAGGGAAACCGTTCCTTACTGTCTCCCGCTTTTTCTAATAATTCGTCCAGAACCGGACCGAATAGGTGTTCTCCCACACACGGGATGTTGCACAAtttggatctggcctgcatgtctccttgccaacatttcagccagattgctctacgggctgaattagagagcgcggccgacctagccgccaatttaactgagtccgctgaagcgtcagcaaggtaagccgcagcgccctgaatcatagagagggaggataataTTTCATCTCTCGGCGTTTTGTCCTTCAGCTGACTCTCCAGgctatccaaccacaccatcatagaccgtgccg
This window harbors:
- the LOC143793998 gene encoding uncharacterized protein LOC143793998, with the protein product MVEVMAHLHEQDILIVPYLDDLLIIGNSESHCTSQLHKVIAALQRLGWIINFKKSRLQPLEIQEFLGLILDSRLQECRLPDVKLEKIQRQILGVIANPVITLRGAMSLLGSLTSCIPAVRWAQYHTRVLQWEVLYNTRRLEGHLDSFLSLSIATIQSLRWWLHAPNLRKGVPWINHISRVLTTDASPTGWGAHMGEMWVQGVWSPSEQSLSSNLKELLAVERALRYFLISLQDHHVRIFSDNQIAENHLRSLTSLHIKGKHNVVADFLSRRKLGQGEWVLNQTIFDQITHRWGYPQIDLFANKENKKCRRFCSLNPRDNPVAVDALLIPWHFETAYAFPPLNLILIVLRKIREDRAHPK